One stretch of Burkholderia oklahomensis C6786 DNA includes these proteins:
- the urtD gene encoding urea ABC transporter ATP-binding protein UrtD — MSNTDFLLAIEDLTVSFDGFKAIDSLNLYLERGELRVVIGPNGAGKTTLLDLICGKTRETAGSIKFRNEEITNLAEFRRVRQGIGRKFQTPSIYENLSVAQNLEVSFPRGRSVFGALVYREDAEVADRVRDVANEIGLAAALDLEAGLLSHGQKQWLEIGMLLMQDPELLMLDEPIAGMSVRERELTADLLDRICRNRSMIVIEHDMAFVERIAHKVTVMHQGKILAEGPMAQVQADPRVIDVYLGH; from the coding sequence ATGAGCAATACCGACTTTCTGCTCGCGATCGAAGACCTGACCGTGTCGTTCGACGGCTTCAAGGCGATCGATTCGCTCAATCTCTATCTCGAACGCGGCGAGTTGCGCGTGGTGATCGGCCCGAACGGCGCGGGCAAGACCACGCTGCTCGATCTCATCTGCGGCAAGACAAGGGAAACGGCGGGCAGCATCAAGTTCCGCAACGAGGAAATCACGAATCTCGCGGAATTCCGCCGCGTGCGTCAAGGGATTGGCCGCAAGTTCCAGACGCCGTCGATTTACGAAAACCTGAGCGTGGCGCAGAACCTCGAAGTGTCGTTTCCGCGCGGTCGCAGCGTGTTTGGCGCGCTCGTCTATCGCGAGGACGCCGAAGTGGCCGATCGCGTGCGCGACGTGGCCAATGAAATCGGCCTCGCCGCCGCGCTCGATCTGGAAGCGGGGCTGCTTTCGCACGGCCAGAAACAGTGGCTCGAAATCGGCATGCTGCTTATGCAGGATCCGGAACTGTTGATGCTCGACGAACCGATTGCGGGCATGAGCGTGCGCGAGCGCGAACTGACCGCCGATCTGCTCGACCGAATCTGCCGCAACCGCTCGATGATCGTGATCGAACACGACATGGCGTTTGTGGAGCGCATCGCGCACAAGGTCACGGTCATGCATCAGGGGAAGATCCTCGCGGAAGGGCCGATGGCGCAGGTGCAGGCCGATCCGCGCGTGATCGACGTCTACCTGGGCCACTGA
- the urtC gene encoding urea ABC transporter permease subunit UrtC: MKPIQPAAGGVSPRSCLGAPPASWRARAARLDASGYAGIVLLALLIVVVFPLALDTFRLNLMGKYLTYAFVAIGLVIAWGYGGVLSLGQGVFFGLGGYAMAMFLKLEASDPAATRTQTTPGIPDFMDWNQLTALPAWWKPFHDLPFSILAVLVVPTALAFVIGYAMFKRRVGGVYFAIITQAVALILSVLIIGQQGYTGGVNGITDLRTLLGWDIRTDHAKLILYFVNAALLIGALLACRYVQRSKLGTLLLAMRDKEDRVRFSGYDVAMFKVFAFCLAAMLAAVGGAMFTLQVGFMSPSFVGIVPSIEMVIYAAIGGRMSLVGAVYGAILVNLGKSWFSESFPNLWLYLMAAMFIGVVMVFPNGLAGLYEEHVRPRVRRLLGAANKEA; the protein is encoded by the coding sequence ATGAAACCCATCCAACCCGCGGCGGGCGGCGTATCCCCGCGATCCTGCCTGGGTGCGCCGCCGGCCAGCTGGCGCGCTCGCGCGGCGCGGCTCGACGCCTCGGGCTACGCGGGCATCGTGCTGCTCGCGCTGCTGATCGTGGTCGTGTTTCCGCTCGCGCTCGACACTTTCCGCCTGAACCTGATGGGCAAGTACCTGACCTACGCGTTCGTGGCGATCGGCCTCGTGATCGCGTGGGGCTACGGCGGCGTGCTCAGTCTCGGCCAGGGCGTGTTCTTCGGCCTCGGCGGGTACGCGATGGCGATGTTTCTCAAGCTCGAAGCGTCCGACCCGGCCGCCACGCGCACGCAGACCACGCCGGGCATTCCCGACTTCATGGACTGGAACCAGCTCACCGCGCTGCCCGCATGGTGGAAGCCGTTTCATGACTTGCCGTTCTCGATACTCGCGGTGCTCGTCGTGCCGACGGCGCTCGCCTTCGTGATCGGATACGCGATGTTCAAGCGGCGCGTAGGCGGCGTGTACTTCGCGATCATCACGCAGGCGGTTGCGCTGATCCTCTCGGTGCTCATCATCGGCCAGCAAGGCTATACGGGCGGCGTGAACGGTATCACCGACCTGCGCACGCTGCTCGGCTGGGATATCCGCACCGATCACGCGAAGCTGATCCTGTACTTCGTGAACGCCGCGCTGCTGATAGGCGCGCTGCTCGCCTGCCGCTACGTTCAGCGCAGCAAGCTCGGCACGCTGCTGCTCGCGATGCGCGACAAGGAAGACCGAGTGCGCTTCTCGGGCTACGACGTCGCCATGTTCAAGGTGTTCGCGTTTTGTCTCGCGGCGATGCTCGCAGCCGTCGGCGGCGCGATGTTCACGCTGCAGGTGGGCTTCATGTCTCCGTCGTTCGTCGGCATCGTGCCGTCGATCGAAATGGTGATCTACGCGGCCATCGGCGGGCGCATGTCGCTGGTCGGCGCGGTGTACGGCGCGATTCTCGTCAATCTCGGCAAGAGCTGGTTCTCGGAGAGCTTTCCGAACCTCTGGCTCTATCTGATGGCAGCGATGTTCATCGGCGTGGTGATGGTGTTTCCGAACGGGCTGGCGGGTCTGTATGAAGAGCATGTGCGCCCGCGCGTGAGACGTCTGCTCGGTGCGGCGAACAAGGAGGCGTGA
- the urtE gene encoding urea ABC transporter ATP-binding subunit UrtE, giving the protein MLEVDDLVVSYGQSEVLHGIGFSVAQGESVAVMGRNGMGKTTLFKALIGMLPANRGTVRVAGADVSKDESYRRVSKGIGYVPQGRQIFASLTVEENIQTGLENAQSQRVPDELYALFPVLFDMRKRKGGNLSGGQQQQLAIARALATDPKVLLLDEPTEGIQPSVIKDIAKALNQIRTSRNIAIVVSEQVLSFALDVADRLFVIEGGRFVHQSTRDAGDTDRIREYLSV; this is encoded by the coding sequence ATGCTGGAAGTCGACGATCTCGTCGTCAGCTACGGCCAGAGCGAAGTGCTGCACGGCATCGGCTTTTCCGTTGCGCAAGGCGAAAGCGTGGCCGTGATGGGCCGCAACGGCATGGGCAAGACCACGCTGTTCAAGGCGCTGATCGGCATGCTGCCCGCCAATCGCGGCACGGTGCGCGTGGCCGGCGCCGACGTTTCGAAGGACGAGAGCTACCGCCGCGTGTCGAAAGGCATCGGCTACGTGCCGCAAGGACGGCAGATTTTCGCGTCGTTGACCGTCGAGGAAAACATTCAGACGGGCCTCGAGAACGCGCAGAGCCAGCGCGTGCCCGACGAACTTTACGCGTTGTTTCCCGTGCTGTTCGACATGAGAAAGCGCAAGGGCGGCAATCTCTCGGGCGGCCAGCAACAGCAACTCGCGATCGCGCGCGCGCTCGCGACCGACCCGAAAGTGCTGCTGCTCGACGAGCCGACCGAAGGCATCCAGCCGTCCGTGATCAAGGACATCGCCAAGGCGCTCAACCAGATTCGCACGAGCCGCAATATCGCCATCGTTGTCTCGGAGCAGGTGTTGAGCTTCGCGCTCGACGTGGCCGACCGCCTGTTCGTGATCGAGGGCGGGCGCTTCGTGCACCAAAGCACGCGCGATGCGGGCGACACCGACCGCATCCGCGAATACCTCTCCGTCTGA
- the fmdA gene encoding formamidase, with protein MPETLIKVDLNQSAYENEQVHNRWHPDIPMACWVKPGDDFILETYDWTGGFIKNDDSADDVRDIDLSIVHFLSGPVGVHGAEPGDLLVVDLLDIGAKADSQWGFNGFFSKTNGGGFLTDHFPSAQKSIWDFHGVYTSSRHIPGVNFAGLIHPGLIGCLPDPKLLETWNAREAGLIATAPDRVPPLANPPFAATAHMGKLVGEARDKAATQGARTVPPREHGGNCDIKDLSRGSKVFFPVYVDGAGLSVGDLHFSQGDGEITFCGAIEMAGWVHMRVNLIKGGMAKYGIRNPVFQPSPITPTYNDYLIFEGISVDEQGGQHYLDVTTAYRQACLNAIEYLKKFGYSGAQAYSLLGCAPVQGHISGVVDIPNACATLWLPTQIFDFDIRPNADGPIKHIQGGVDLPCSPDLAKA; from the coding sequence ATGCCCGAGACTCTCATCAAGGTCGATCTGAACCAGTCGGCCTACGAAAACGAACAGGTGCACAACCGCTGGCACCCCGACATTCCGATGGCCTGCTGGGTGAAGCCCGGCGACGACTTCATTCTTGAAACCTACGACTGGACCGGTGGCTTCATCAAGAACGACGACAGCGCCGACGACGTGCGGGACATCGACCTGTCGATCGTGCACTTTCTCTCCGGCCCGGTGGGCGTGCACGGCGCGGAGCCCGGCGACCTGCTGGTGGTCGACCTGCTCGACATCGGCGCGAAGGCCGATAGTCAATGGGGCTTCAACGGCTTCTTTTCGAAGACCAACGGTGGCGGCTTTCTCACCGATCATTTCCCCAGTGCGCAAAAATCGATCTGGGATTTTCACGGTGTCTATACGAGTTCGCGCCATATTCCGGGCGTGAATTTCGCGGGCCTGATTCACCCAGGCCTGATCGGCTGCCTGCCCGATCCGAAACTGCTGGAGACCTGGAACGCCCGCGAAGCCGGCCTGATTGCCACCGCGCCCGATCGCGTGCCGCCGCTCGCGAATCCGCCGTTCGCGGCCACCGCCCACATGGGCAAGCTCGTGGGCGAGGCGCGCGACAAGGCGGCCACGCAGGGCGCGCGCACGGTGCCGCCGCGCGAGCATGGCGGCAATTGCGATATCAAGGATCTGTCGCGCGGCTCGAAGGTGTTTTTCCCGGTCTACGTGGATGGCGCGGGCCTTTCGGTCGGCGACCTGCACTTCAGCCAGGGCGACGGCGAGATTACGTTCTGCGGCGCGATCGAAATGGCCGGCTGGGTGCATATGCGCGTGAATCTCATCAAGGGCGGTATGGCGAAATACGGTATTCGCAATCCGGTCTTTCAGCCCAGCCCGATCACGCCGACCTATAACGATTACCTCATTTTCGAAGGAATTTCCGTCGACGAGCAGGGTGGCCAGCATTATCTCGACGTAACCACCGCGTATCGCCAGGCGTGTCTGAACGCTATCGAGTACCTGAAGAAATTCGGTTATTCGGGCGCGCAAGCGTATTCGCTGCTTGGCTGTGCGCCGGTTCAGGGACATATCAGTGGCGTGGTGGATATTCCGAACGCGTGTGCGACCTTGTGGCTGCCCACGCAGATCTTCGACTTCGACATTCGCCCG